One genomic window of Trachemys scripta elegans isolate TJP31775 chromosome 15, CAS_Tse_1.0, whole genome shotgun sequence includes the following:
- the PRR14L gene encoding protein PRR14L isoform X1, with amino-acid sequence MLSSGVESQERSHPRPLDSSMSAVVQELYAGLPVSISTELTAGSDPNVRLDTKPEASTLVLAHSSSLLSESHRISGVENCSQETDNLDHGDKLTSDGLAGSLSEESMGAGNLAENEEAKSGSLGKPDTCANASQKEERRSAKETQDAEEELVGCCALASEEKWWLRQEKPQINRSGGEFSRICCTEMASPLKSKEENQTNVQVTPEILPKPTEEVQGMKADGTRIFSKAGYRNDRVSKGLPSENNECPDIDTITASGEVSETNTLVPLAPLTVVETGSTKEHPQEKREYKGLTACTTMSLTAMGCAIFDSETGEVELSRSSHVNETNAAPASYQTYQQDEENCPHNNSAVPVPKSSVEVVMLLSKESSEALCGSLRSLCSLESGNMPLEDNTTEICEKQEEYLAEEIESPSCDGDSQRTEFLENWISKPVMEEQLSPVQSEEMSSDEAEQLEMDSCTDHSYNYGYGKVAEIQRETAMKNSCGMDSGYDIQENVHSESSNSPVPSSVVSSTEEFPKGDLRIPSEINNLKKDGDQWQICINDVVKQHTKENRTLVVDTKNLVSIQTGDVHTCSKNIYNKYANSPSPVHDFLDYGSKVGEVSLEAQLFEKETNSSSVVEDLNNSFGKAPEANSVNVNLPTCKDANFAYTLGEALSHDAEKSRVSLGVISELSSCNADAVSNRDVYLDRLSKKESIISSAKVEAQHVGLLLHKKEELSLLNHRSFSTSNVASKGSQKSMHSALGDTEKMVMDIENEESDICTHNDQCIKDHCSAVKTCFILSDSASLDNATLNKDSFKAQAKLKTEEVSGLETGDCLIHNDKKAVNPPEENTHVACESVPCEDSWNCSNMFQYMASHTSTAEKLLHSACTPDKSTTRLSEVEISNTNVEVESSKLYDGHSEITEERLDSGTRERTSDTDKGQGQINSYELQKDEIDRIETVDSVKAHKSSHQNETSEQSVNRDLKKNIFGIHLELGNTTVVLGEGELKMYKKTVIPCEYNLSKGTTSKSDTDSGIPSHEKHLDESFDLELSGFKHSKQPNETICQVENQYLSCQSELNGPVSYKQNETRVADEVLEFQQYDLNISNKQISNTGVQTMTSSVDEPKRSLRFKENEPLTLKKDEDTTPLVHESLREKSFQGTFKNVMVDNSSNSMVDTECSEYTDSISDLSEGEKVELKEYDNVGSSTREDHGTFKGSMVGYSSTKSLVNADHSEYTDSISSAKEDQKEHTILAENTKLSALLNMGSLVMGPEGKIKTIVESFSVSQSACKSLSGAPEDMTLVPEIRNETCLLLDSSVNHRIIESKKACPQPELVTFTVADGPERVNPVQSEEFCANQELSSLKGITSKTPLAQNSEICLPQKDELPASSENAQIVDQESSSANALCNDYSAIEPLELIESFERRADGNYSTSEEREKAISSPNDAVKLEVCRASHAHSKERSVSAGDSEPIVKEMDVISSDSIDCVQKFKRPSVKDQRQSAVTAEKIKMPMHSIFDHKNYLGVLLEDLTFSGDKVRSCVPLKAEPYEKPSQAYSTEQIPECSLNNISDKGKTCVKDHSELGDVKLLSEIVDNYLQSKDLVNKETSEIHYNTICNKPSKNDTETPLKCLDCSEVRLPYELSSQSKDNRKEVIGDQIKTPHDSISAENEVSDAERLVKVGECQTLKRKMCEETEVPPSQNILLREGLAQQIKESKDTQKAKIPLQESVVFDSEPLDSSSNELMTSSSVMKTEGPREQLFAVMSSINDSDNKQVYSTLQEAKRPKISKDGDDNSEHMKTMDSEVESLSFHLGTHIELSADNTPFIPVSLSEPQAKSFAGDDEIHGAFGSTHKLRGLFSLKKQPRRKVPTPDELKTVRKSKVKSSAFIGNSPGTVPTQEHKLLSSVYFACNPSVMEAEIAMRLDHMSKQRANRCSLLNSLKLSKCTKEPKLLSRLSTMASKLLAPPKSIHRLKTLQCSSDHPVVERFSQLRTKKLLEVFSCINMKLNSHQADGLCTKMFNFQPLALYPVDSAKIHILDWSSNIPSSVFNTPISPVSFHIKLDSDSLINLRGITSQQCVPDIPALGEAPLHPSQPSKWTFSFLLSQSCSGASAFREDANLRKELQFSALSLTTPEAVIPSHDIRRSPIPKRRTGCSLLGLHTVLALSSPGCYRIWTRRRNVTSRIPTVQRLFMSQFTQGLKGLRSPTSVSDDLFSSLPYSLGRVLSIWSQHGPSACPSEFTPLHPNHCKWQPSLGIENSYAMLPHMTVQGTEAARTTSAEIRLERSLCDLLPKSCTFPESAISPLRLSVPELQVHPFDELDASLPLCPTSQSATKLKKAEPEKRPKRVSQIRIRKTVPKPDPNLTPMGLPRPKRLKKKEFSLEEIYTNKNYKSPPATRCLETIFEEPKEKNGSLISISQQKRKRILEFQDFTIPRKRKARSRVKVAGSFTRAKKAALQGRELDALLIQKLMDLEAFFAEEEEREQASGS; translated from the exons ATGCTATCATCTGGAGTGGAGTCCCAAGAGAGAAGCCACCCACGTCCCCTTGATTCCTCCATGTCTGCTGTGGTACAGGAATTGTACGCTGGACTGCCAGTCAGCATCTCTACTGAGCTTACTGCTGGGTCCGATCCTAATGTTAGACTAGATACAAAACCTGAAGCATCAACACTTGTGCTAGCACATAGTAGCAGTTTGTTGTCTGAGTCCCACAGGATTAGTGGGGTGGAAAATTGCTCCCAGGAAACTGATAACCTGGATCATGGGGACAAGCTTACATCTGATGGGCTGGCAGGATCCCTTTCTGAAGAGTCTATGGGGGCTGGAAACCTTGCTGAGAATGAAGAGGCCAAAAGTGGAAGCTTGGGGAAGCCGGACACTTGTGCTAATGCGAGCCAGAAGGAAGAGAGACGATCTGCGAAAGAAACACAAGATGCTGAGGAAGAGCTTGTTGGATGTTGTGCTTTAGCCTCTGAAGAAAAGTGGTGGTTGAGACAG GAGAAGCCTCAGATAAACCGAAGTGGGGGAGAATTTTCAAGAATCTGCTGCACTGAAATGGCAAGCCCTCTGAAGAGTAAAG aagaaaaccaaacaaatgtACAGGTGACACCTGAAATTctgccaaagcccactgaagaagTACAAGGTATGAAGGCTGATGGGACTAGGATATTTAGTAAAGCAGGATACAGGAATGACAGAGTGAGTAAAGGTCTTCCATCTGAGAACAATGAATGCCCAGATATAGACACTATCACGGCCAGTGGTGAGGTTTCAGAAACCAACACCTTAGTTCCTTTAGCGCCTTTAACAGTTGTGGAGACTGGATCAACAAAAGAACATCCACAAGAAAAGCGAGAATATAAAGGATTAACAGCCTGTACTACAATGTCATTGACCGCAATGGGTTGTGCTATTTTTGATTCAGAGACTGGAGAAGTAGAGTTGTCTAGATCAAGCCATGTTAATGAAACTAATGCAGCACCTGCCAGTTACCAGACTTACCAGCAAGATGAAGAAAACTGCCCTCATAACAACAGTGCTGTTCCTGTACCTAAAAGTAGTGTTGAAGTTGTTATGCTTCTCTCAAAAGAAAGCTCTGAAGCATTATGTGGTTCATTAAGAAGTTTGTGTAGTCTGGAATCTGGAAATATGCCACTGGAAGACAACACTACTGAGATCTGTGAAAAACAGGAGGAGTATCTTGCTGAAGAGATAGAAAGCCCAAGCTGTGATGGTGATAGTCAAAGAACTGAGTTTCTAGAGAACTGGATCTCCAAACCTGTGATGGAAGAACAGCTCTCTCCAGTGCAGAGTGAAGAAATGTCCAGTGATGAGGCTGAACAATTGGAAATGGATAGTTGCACTGATCATTCATACAACTATGGTTATGGGAAAGTTGCTGAAATCCAGAGAGAAACTGCTATGAAGAACAGTTGTGGCATGGATAGTGGGTATGATATTCAAGAAAATGTTCATTCAGAGAGCTCTAATTCGCCAGTTCCTAGTTCTGTTGTTTCATCAACTGAGGAGTTTCCAAAAGGAGATTTAAGAATCCCTTCAGAAATTAATAACTTGAAAAAGGATGGGGACCAGTGGCAAATATGTATTAATGATGTAGTAAAACAACATACAAAAGAAAATAGAACTCTGGTGGTGGACACAAAAAACCTTGTCAGTATTCAGACTGGAGACGTGCATACGTGCTCTAAAAATATCTACAATAAATATGCAAATTCTCCTTCCCCTGTTCATGATTTTCTGGACTATGGCTCCAAGGTAGGTGAAGTTTCCCTTGAGGCACAACTGTTTGAAAAGGAAACCAACAGCAGTTCAGTGGTAGAAGATCTGAACAACAGTTTTGGTAAAGCTCCAGAAGCAAATAGTGTTAATGTCAACCTGCCTACATGCAAAGACGCTAACTTTGCTTACACACTAGGTGAAGCTCTTAGTCATGATGCAGAAAAATCAAGAGTGTCTCTCGGGGTTATAAGTGAACTTTCTTCTTGTAATGCTGATGCAGTTTCAAACAGAGATGTGTACCTGGACAGGCTGTCTAAAAAAGAATCCATCATTTCTTCTGCAAAAGTGGAGGCACAGCATGTGGGCCTTCTGCTTCATAAAAAGGAAGAATTGTCTTTACTAAATCACAGGAGTTTCAGTACTTCTAATGTAGCAAGTAAAGGTTCCCAGAAGAGCATGCACTCTGCACTGGGGGATACAGAGAAGATGGTCATGGATATAGAAAATGAAGAAAGTGACATATGTACTCATAATGACCAGTGTATAAAAGACCACTGTTCAGCTGTCAAGACCTGCTTCATCTTATCAGATAGTGCCAGCTTGGATAATGCTACACTGAACAAGGATTCCTTTAAAGCGCAGGCTAAATTGAAGACTGAAGAAGTCAGTGGCTTGGAAACAGGAGACTGCCTTATACATAATGATAAAAAGGCAGTCAACCCTCCCGAGGAGAACACTCATGTAGCATGTGAATCTGTTCCTTGTGAAGATAGTTGGAATTGCAGCAATATGTTTCAGTATATGGCAAGTCATACTTCCACAGCAGAAAAGCTATTGCATTCAGCTTGCACTCCAGATAAGTCCACTACTAGATTGTCAGAAGTGGAGATTTCAAATACAAATGTCGAAGTAGAAAGCTCGAAACTCTATGATGGCCATAGTGAAATAACAGAGGAAAGGCTAGATTCTGGCACCAGAGAGAGAACTTCTGATACAGATAAGGGACAAGGACAAATTAACTCTTATGAATTACAGAAAGATGAAATTGATAGAATAGAAACTGTGGATAGTGTAAAGGCTCATAAAAGCAGTCACCAAAATGAGACTAGTGAACAGTCAGTCAACagagatttgaaaaaaaacatatttggtATCCATCTTGAACTTGGCAACACAACAGTAGTCCTGGGAGAGGGAGAACTAAAGATGTACAAGAAGACTGTGATACCTTGTGAATACAATCTTTCCAAAGGCACTACTTCAAAGAGTGATACAGACTCCGGCATCCCAAGTCATGAAAAACATTTGGACGAATCCTTTGACTTAGAATTGTCGGGTTTTAAACATTCAAAGCAACCAAATGAGACCATTTGTCAGGTGGAAAATCAATATCTCTCATGTCAAAGTGAGCTTAATGGGCCAGTTTCATACAAGCAAAATGAAACCCGAGTAGCCGATGAAGTTCTAGAGTTCCAACAGTATGACTTAAACATCTCAAATAAGCAAATATCGAACACTGGTGTACAAACTATGACAAGTTCAGTGGATGAACCTAAAAGATCTCTCCGCTTCAAGGAAAATGAACCATTAACTCTAAAGAAAGATGAAGACACAACTCCATTGGTTCATGAGTCTCTAAGAGAGAAGAGTTTTCAAGGAACTTTCAAAAACGTAATGGTGGATAACTCTTCCAATAGTATGGTAGATACAGAGTGTTCAGAATACACAGATTCCATCAGTGATCTATCGGAAGGGGAGAAAGTAGAATTAAAAGAATATGATAATGTAGGTAGCAGTACAAGGGAAGATCATGGAACTTTCAAAGGAAGTATGGTGGGTTATAGTTCTACCAAAAGTCTGGTAAATGCGGACCATTCAGAATACACAGACTCTATCAGTAGTGCAAAGGAAGATCAAAAAGAACATACAATATTGGCAGAAAATACCAAACTTTCTGCATTATTGAACATGGGCAGCTTGGTTATGGGCCCGGAAGGTAAAATTAAGACCATTGTTGAATCCTTTTCTGTCTCACAGTCAGCCTGCAAGAGTCTTTCAGGTGCACCAGAAGATATGACTCTCGTTCCAGAGATCAGAAATGAAACATGCTTACTGTTGGATTCTTcagtaaatcatagaatcatagaaagcAAGAAAGCTTGTCCTCAGCCAGAACTTGTGACTTTTACAGTTGCTGATGGTCCAGAGAGAGTGAATCCAGTGCAGTCTGAAGAGTTCTGTGCAAACCAAGAGCTTTCCAGTTTGAAAGGTATAACTTCAAAAACACCTTTGGCTCAGAACTCGGAAATCTGCCTGCCTCAAAAAGATGAGCTGCCTGCATCATCAGAGAATGCACAGATAGTTGACCAGGAGTCATCTTCAGCAAATGCTCTTTGTAATGACTATTCTGCTATAGAACCTCTTGAGCTGATAGAGTCATTTGAGAGAAGAGCTGATGGCAACTACAGCACatctgaagagagagaaaaagcaattAGCTCCCCAAACGATGCAGTTAAATTAGAAGTGTGTAGGGCTTCTCATGCTCACAGCAAGGAGAGGTCTGTAAGTGCAGGGGATAGTGAGCCAATTGTAAAAGAGATGGATGTAATTTCATCAGACAGTATTGATTGTGTACAGAAGTTTAAAAGACCATCTGTAAAAGACCAGAGGCAAAGTGCAGTAActgcagaaaaaataaagatgccaATGCATTCCATTTTTGACCATAAAAATTATTTAGGAGTTTTGCTAGAAGACTTGACATTTTCTGGTGACAAAGTTAGAAGCTGTGTGCCTCTGAAGGCTGAGCCTTATGAAAAGCCTTCACAAGCCTACTCTACTGAACAGATCCCCGAATGTAGTTTGAATAACATTTCAGATAAAGGAAAAACTTGCGTTAAAGATCACTCAGAATTAGGAGATGTCAAGTTGCTTTCAGAAATCGTAGACAATTATTTGCAATCTAAAGACTTAGTTAACAAAGAAACGTCAGAAATCCATTATAACACAATATGTAATAAGCCGTCAAAAAACGACACAGAAACACCTTTAAAATGTCTCGATTGCAGTGAAGTGCGTCTGCCTTATGAATTAAGTTCACAGAGCAAAGACAACAGGAAGGAGGTTATAGGAGACCAAATAAAGACGCCACATGACTCAATCAGTGCAGAAAATGAGGTGTCTGATGCGGAGAGATTGGTCAAAGTAGGTGAATGTCAAACTCTTAAGCGAAAGATGTGTGAGGAGACTGAAGTACCTCCATCTCAAAACATCCTACTCCGTGAGGGGCTGGCACAGCAAATAAAGGAGTCAAAAGACACACAgaaagcaaaaatcccattgcAGGAGAGCGTGGTGTTTGATAGTGAGCCTTTAGATAGTTCTTCAAAtgaattgatgacatcttcaagTGTCATGAAGACTGAAGGTCCTAGAGAGCAGCTCTTCGCTGTCATGAGCAGTATAAATGATAGTGACAATAAACAAGTATATAGCACTTTACAAGAAGCCAAAAGGCCAAAGATTTCCAAGGATGGTGATGATAATTCAGAGCATATGAAGACTATGGACTCCGAAGTGGAAAGCCTGAGCTTTCATTTAGGGACCCACATTGAATTGTCAGCAGATAATACCCCTTTCattcctgtttctctctctgaacCACAAGCTAAAAGCTTTGCTGGGGATGATGAAATCCATGGTGCCTTTGGAAGTACACACAAACTAAGAGGACTTTTTTCACTAAAGAAGCAGCCACGAAGGAAGGTTCCCACACCAGATGAGCTCAAAACTGTAAGAAAAAGTAAAGTTAAAAGCTCAGCTTTTATAGGGAATTCCCCTGGAACTGTTCCTACGCAAGAACACAAACTCCTCAGCTCTGTATATTTTGCATGTAATCCATCAGTAATGGAAGCAGAAATAGCCATGAGACTGGACCACATGTCAAAGCAGAGAGCCAATAGGTGCAGTTTGTTGAACAGCTTGAAACTTAGTAAATGTACCAAAGAACCAAAACTGTTAAGCAGGCTGTCTACTATGGCCAGTAAACTACTAGCCCCACCCAAAAGCATCCACAGGTTAAAGACTCTGCAATGTTCCTCTGACCATCCAGTGGTTGAAAGGTTCAGCCAACTTAGAACTAAAAAGCTACTGGAAGTTTTTTCATGCATTAACATGAAGTTAAACTCTCACCAGGCTGATGGCTTGTGCACCAAGATGTTCAACTTTCAGCCGTTGGCACTTTATCCTGTAGACTCCGCCAAAATACACATTTTAGACTGGAGTAGTAACATTCCATCATCAGTCTTCAATACCCCCATTTCCCCAGTTTCTTTTCACATCAAATTGGACTCTGATTCTTTGATAAACCTCAGGGGGATTACGTCCCAACAGTGTGTACCTGATATACCAGCTTTAGGAGAGGCACCATTACATCCGTCACAGCCTTCAAAATGGACCTTTTCTTtcctcctgtcccaaagctgctcAGGTGCATCAGCTTTCAGGGAAGACGCTAATCTCCGTAAGGAGCTGCaattttctgctctctctctaaCAACCCCAGAGGCCGTAATCCCTAGTCATGACATTAGGAGAAGTCCCATACCTAAAAGAAGAACAGGGTGCTCCCTGCTTGGCCTTCACACAGTGTTAGCTCTTTCTTCCCCTGGATGTTACAGGATCTGGACAAGAAGAAGAAATGTAACCAGTCGAATTCCTACTGTCCAGAGACTGTTTATGTCACAATTCACACAGGGCTTGAAAGGGTTAAGGTCTCCAACTTCCGTATCAGATGACCTCTTCTCTTCATTGCCCTACTCACTGGGCAGGGTACTTTCCATATGGAGCCAGCATGGTCCTTCCGCCTGTCCCTCCGAATTCACTCCTCTCCATCCCAATCACTGCAAGTGGCAGCCAAGTCTGGGCATCGAGAACAG TTATGCCATGTTACCACACATGACTGTCCAGGGAACAGAAGCTGCAAGGACCACGAGTGCTGAGATAAG GCTGGAACGTTCACTCTGTGATTTGCTACCAAAGTCTTGCACGTTTCCGGAATCGGCAATCTCTCCACTCAGGCTTTCAGTACCTGAATTACAGGTCCATCCTTTTGATGAACTCGATGCTTCTCTCCCACTGTGTCCCACATCCCAGAGcgccaccaaactgaaaaaa GCTGAGCCAGAGAAGAGGCCAAAGAGAGTTTCTCAGATCCGGATCCGGAAAACTGTTCCCAAGCCAGATCCTAACCTCACCCCCATGGGACTCCCCAGACCAAAAAG GCTGAAGAAGAAAGAATTTAGTTTAGAAGAAATTTACACAAACAAGAACTACAAGTCCCCTCCAGCAACCAG GTGTCTGGAAACCATCTTTGAGGAGCCCAAGGAGAAAAATGGATCCTTGATCTCTATCAGCCAGCAGAAGAGGAAGCGGATTCTGGAGTTCCAGGACTTCACTATTCCCCGGAAGAGGAAGGCACGAAGCAGAGTTAAAGTGGCGGGTAGTTTCACCCGGGCAAAAAAGGCTGCACTACAGGGCAGAGAGCTAGATGCCCTCCTGATTCAGAAACTAATGGACCTTGAAGCCTTTTTTGCAGAGGAGGAGGAACGGGAGCAAGCATCTGGAAGCTGA